One Danio rerio strain Tuebingen ecotype United States chromosome 22, GRCz12tu, whole genome shotgun sequence genomic window carries:
- the kctd20 gene encoding BTB/POZ domain-containing protein KCTD20 isoform X2: MTVGAEGGADVTKGVWPAQPRPLSHDRVTLVVDGTHFVVDPAVFTAYPDTVLGRMFGRARQHSFTRPNTKGEYEIAEGIGASIFRIILDFYRVGILHCPEGVSLAELREACDYLCINFDYNTVRCRDLSALLHELSNDGARRQFEVFLEELLLPAMVSSAQEGERECHIVVLTDDDTVDWDHDNPPPMGEEHSQIIYSTKLYRFFKFIENRDVAKAHLKERGLKNIRIGIEGYPTCKEKVKRRPGGKSEVIYSYLQRPFIQLSWEKEEGKSRHVDFQCVRSRSVPNLITAMGEGPTRAGATPTPQVDELDRLNGPAPPGLDQ; encoded by the exons ATGACAGTCGGAGCAGAGGGCGGGGCTGATGTCACAAAGGGGGTATGGCCTGCACAGCCACGCCCCCTATCACATGACCGGGTCACGTTAGTAGTCGACGGGACTCATTTCGTGGTGGATCCTGCAGTGTTCACAGCATACCCGGATACAGTGCTAGGAAG GATGTTCGGTCGAGCACGTCAGCACAGTTTTACACGGCCAAACACTAAAGGCGAATATGAAATCGCTGAGGGAATCGGTGCCAGCATTTTCAGAATCATACTG GATTTTTACCGAGTCGGCATCCTGCACTGTCCGGAGGGCGTGTCCTTGGCGGAGCTGCGCGAAGCCTGCGATTATCTGTGTATAAACTTCGACTACAACACCGTCAGATGCAGAGACCTCA GCGCTCTCCTGCACGAGCTGTCCAATGACGGCGCTCGGCGGCAGTTCGAGGTGTTTCTGGAGGAGCTGTTGCTGCCGGCGATGGTTTCCAGTGCTCAGGAGGGAGAGCGAGAGTGCCACATCGTGGTGCTCACAGACGATGATACTGTAGACTGGGATCACGACAACCCTCCGCCAATGGGAGAGGAGCACTCGCAAA TCATCTACAGCACCAAACTCTACCGTTTCTTCAAGTTTATTGAAAACAGAGACGTCGCAAAAGCTCATCTCAAGGAGCGAGGCCTGAAAAACATACGCATCGGTATTGAAG GGTATCCCACCTGTAAGGAGAAGGTGAAGCGGCGTCCTGGCGGGAAGTCGGAGGTGATTTACAGCTACCTGCAGCGTCCGTTCATCCAGCTGTCCTGGGAGAAGGAGGAGGGCAAGAGCCGACACGTGGACTTCCAGTGTGTGCGCAGCCGCAGCGTGCCAAACCTCATCACCGCCATGGGGGAGGGACCAACACGAGCCGGAGCCACGCCCACTCCACAGGTCGATGAGTTAGATCGGCTGAACGGCCCCGCCCCTCCTGGCCTCGACCAATGA
- the kctd20 gene encoding BTB/POZ domain-containing protein KCTD20 isoform X1: MAEEHATARGMTVGAEGGADVTKGVWPAQPRPLSHDRVTLVVDGTHFVVDPAVFTAYPDTVLGRMFGRARQHSFTRPNTKGEYEIAEGIGASIFRIILDFYRVGILHCPEGVSLAELREACDYLCINFDYNTVRCRDLSALLHELSNDGARRQFEVFLEELLLPAMVSSAQEGERECHIVVLTDDDTVDWDHDNPPPMGEEHSQIIYSTKLYRFFKFIENRDVAKAHLKERGLKNIRIGIEGYPTCKEKVKRRPGGKSEVIYSYLQRPFIQLSWEKEEGKSRHVDFQCVRSRSVPNLITAMGEGPTRAGATPTPQVDELDRLNGPAPPGLDQ, encoded by the exons ATGGCGGAGGAGCACGCGACAG CCCGAGGGATGACAGTCGGAGCAGAGGGCGGGGCTGATGTCACAAAGGGGGTATGGCCTGCACAGCCACGCCCCCTATCACATGACCGGGTCACGTTAGTAGTCGACGGGACTCATTTCGTGGTGGATCCTGCAGTGTTCACAGCATACCCGGATACAGTGCTAGGAAG GATGTTCGGTCGAGCACGTCAGCACAGTTTTACACGGCCAAACACTAAAGGCGAATATGAAATCGCTGAGGGAATCGGTGCCAGCATTTTCAGAATCATACTG GATTTTTACCGAGTCGGCATCCTGCACTGTCCGGAGGGCGTGTCCTTGGCGGAGCTGCGCGAAGCCTGCGATTATCTGTGTATAAACTTCGACTACAACACCGTCAGATGCAGAGACCTCA GCGCTCTCCTGCACGAGCTGTCCAATGACGGCGCTCGGCGGCAGTTCGAGGTGTTTCTGGAGGAGCTGTTGCTGCCGGCGATGGTTTCCAGTGCTCAGGAGGGAGAGCGAGAGTGCCACATCGTGGTGCTCACAGACGATGATACTGTAGACTGGGATCACGACAACCCTCCGCCAATGGGAGAGGAGCACTCGCAAA TCATCTACAGCACCAAACTCTACCGTTTCTTCAAGTTTATTGAAAACAGAGACGTCGCAAAAGCTCATCTCAAGGAGCGAGGCCTGAAAAACATACGCATCGGTATTGAAG GGTATCCCACCTGTAAGGAGAAGGTGAAGCGGCGTCCTGGCGGGAAGTCGGAGGTGATTTACAGCTACCTGCAGCGTCCGTTCATCCAGCTGTCCTGGGAGAAGGAGGAGGGCAAGAGCCGACACGTGGACTTCCAGTGTGTGCGCAGCCGCAGCGTGCCAAACCTCATCACCGCCATGGGGGAGGGACCAACACGAGCCGGAGCCACGCCCACTCCACAGGTCGATGAGTTAGATCGGCTGAACGGCCCCGCCCCTCCTGGCCTCGACCAATGA